From Arcticibacter tournemirensis, one genomic window encodes:
- a CDS encoding SusD/RagB family nutrient-binding outer membrane lipoprotein yields MKRILAIVPVLITVFSFTACQKDFDEVNTDPISIINSPPEKLLAPALVNVLSANLVRNRNFNNELMQVTVTMSEDDNAVFRYDFRPNLADYTWNAWYSELTNFRDIYELASGTEYQNDSYKGISLVCEAWVFSLLTDSYGDVPYTEANKGKLGILEPAFDAQKDIYLSLFNKLEEANTLLSGNKAIVESSDPVYHGNIERWRKFCNSLHLRLLLRVSGKAEVSAQVIAKIKEIAEGNPTKYPTFASTDESAVLKWTGGVVTTDPFTNPYVTLLREADFTIPSLCNFFILKLSNWSDPRIDLSTQYGNGTRNRLGIAQGSSGFAGIESGYPPGSSEPKQSFFYSAGNSEFSLQKSPLAGIIMTYAEVQFILAEAAAKGWITGSSATYYYKGIANAIHYWVPDFTTDIANQEFTEYISTADIGWDDTLPLDAAAGDSKMERIHLQKYYCLFLTDFQQWFEHRRTGHPVLPKGAGLRNGGNMPARLNYPVYVSSANASNYSKAVQRMGGDNINTLVWWQKP; encoded by the coding sequence ATGAAAAGAATTTTAGCTATTGTGCCGGTTTTAATAACTGTTTTCAGTTTCACTGCCTGCCAAAAGGATTTTGACGAGGTCAATACAGATCCCATCAGTATTATAAACTCACCACCCGAAAAACTGCTGGCGCCGGCATTGGTAAACGTTTTGAGCGCAAACCTGGTTCGTAACCGGAATTTTAATAACGAACTGATGCAGGTTACTGTCACGATGAGTGAAGACGACAATGCCGTATTCAGGTACGACTTCCGGCCTAACCTGGCCGATTACACCTGGAATGCATGGTATTCTGAACTCACTAATTTCAGGGATATCTACGAGCTCGCTTCAGGTACAGAATACCAGAACGACTCGTATAAAGGGATCTCCCTGGTGTGCGAAGCATGGGTATTCTCTCTGTTGACTGACTCTTATGGAGACGTGCCTTACACTGAGGCGAATAAAGGTAAATTGGGTATACTGGAGCCCGCTTTTGATGCGCAGAAAGATATTTATCTAAGCTTGTTCAATAAACTGGAGGAGGCAAATACGCTGTTATCCGGAAATAAAGCGATCGTGGAATCAAGTGATCCTGTTTATCACGGCAATATTGAGCGGTGGCGTAAATTCTGTAATAGTTTGCATCTTCGCCTGCTGTTGCGGGTGTCGGGAAAAGCAGAAGTTTCTGCGCAGGTAATTGCTAAAATAAAGGAAATAGCAGAAGGTAATCCGACGAAATACCCTACGTTCGCTTCTACGGACGAATCGGCCGTGCTGAAATGGACAGGCGGTGTAGTCACCACCGACCCTTTTACCAATCCCTATGTTACACTCTTGCGCGAGGCGGATTTTACTATTCCATCGCTGTGCAACTTCTTTATTCTCAAGTTATCTAACTGGAGTGACCCCCGTATTGATCTCAGTACGCAGTATGGTAACGGTACCCGTAACAGGCTGGGCATAGCACAGGGCTCGTCGGGTTTTGCCGGGATAGAAAGCGGTTATCCCCCCGGGAGCAGCGAGCCCAAGCAGTCTTTTTTCTATTCTGCAGGCAATTCTGAATTTTCCTTACAGAAAAGCCCTCTGGCCGGTATTATCATGACCTATGCTGAAGTGCAGTTCATTCTGGCTGAAGCAGCTGCAAAGGGCTGGATCACCGGCTCATCGGCCACATACTATTACAAGGGCATTGCCAACGCTATTCACTACTGGGTACCTGATTTTACTACGGATATTGCTAACCAGGAGTTCACAGAGTATATATCGACAGCTGATATTGGCTGGGATGACACTCTTCCCCTTGATGCCGCCGCCGGAGACAGCAAAATGGAGCGTATTCATTTGCAGAAATACTATTGCCTGTTCCTTACCGATTTTCAGCAATGGTTTGAACACCGCCGGACAGGCCACCCGGTATTACCTAAAGGTGCGGGACTAAGGAATGGCGGCAATATGCCGGCAAGATTAAACTATCCGGTATATGTTAGCTCTGCTAATGCTTCGAATTACAGCAAAGCGGTACAAAGAATGGGAGGCGACAACATTAATACCCTCGTTTGGTGGCAGAAGCCTTAA
- a CDS encoding SusC/RagA family TonB-linked outer membrane protein, producing MKLSFVLLLTAFLQVAAATGYAQKISIVKRNVSLQNVLRDLESRTGYNFIYNSKMLEGTNTVSLSMKDASLTEVLNQCFLNQPLMYTINGNTVVIMAKPKEQQPKKEIIIRGTVLDDDKEPLPGVNVRVKNSSLIAITDGQGRYSIRVPDNGAVLVFSLVGFKASEVVVGDQTTINVTLKEDVKALTEVVVTALGIRREEKALGYAITKIDSTQLTDAVAGNWIDALSGKVPGLNMVRSNGGPTGSNKIILRGENNFTGENEALIVVDGVVINNGSGKRTATGGAASGPSDGIQPTDFGSGLNDINPEDIESVTVLRGPGASALYGQRGANGAIIITTKSGKAKSKAVSISFSSNTSMESANRWPDLQYEYGQGLNGAATYTYGTNSVTSLTWGPRFNGQSFIQYDPVTQAAATEPTPWVPYTNQVQKFFETGRTFTNSLSLSGKLKNTNYRLSATHADNTWIIPNTGYRRTNVSLSTNSKITPKLDLTVKANYTNKFSNNLPGMGYGNQSVMYWYVFWVPNADINWLRNYWVNGKEYQELHDIFTTSPENPYAISYEFINGSNRNGLTGNVQLNYTFSKELSLQLRATLDRSADERHQKRPWTAARLATGSYRTQDIDVQEFTGDFLLKYDKPLNKDFRITATAGGSLLRNHYYKKELRADGLIEPNVYSFENAANALVSVPDTSRFRINSFYGLFSTSYKNYLYLDLTARQDWSSTLANPYRANSVGFFYPSASLSFVASEYFKMPDVLEFAKLRFSASQAGSGGTIAYRTAYTYPLAANGTYPDGSLQNPATLPNPNLKPLKTTTFELGTDIRMFKSRLGIDFAVYKGNTRNQILDRIVDRASGYSRQIINAGQIDNSGLEVALNGSPVQGKNFKWKVFTTFSTNKNKIVSMANTDSTIILRSSVVGGAQIVAKVGGSLGDMYGIGFERSPDGQVIYDAVSGLAQITSTPVYLGNTIPKYKASIGSEFTFKQFRLNVLFDGQQGAVAHSYTHGRLADFGKLTATLPGRYSGIIGNGVVRNADGTFSRNTTMTKDITSFYNYTMGTANGEGATYKTDFIKFREARLDYKLPASILKPLRLSRASIGVYGRNLVIWSTWPMFDPEFGTLQGLDIVQGFEVGQFPSTRTYGFNLVVGIN from the coding sequence TTATGCGCAAAAGATTAGTATAGTTAAACGGAATGTTTCGTTGCAAAATGTATTAAGGGACCTGGAAAGCCGGACAGGTTACAATTTCATTTACAATTCGAAGATGCTGGAGGGAACGAATACGGTTTCTCTCAGTATGAAGGATGCATCCCTCACAGAGGTGTTGAATCAATGTTTTCTGAACCAACCTTTGATGTACACTATTAACGGCAACACGGTGGTTATTATGGCGAAGCCCAAAGAGCAGCAGCCGAAAAAAGAAATAATAATAAGAGGGACCGTGCTTGACGATGACAAAGAGCCCTTACCGGGGGTGAATGTCAGAGTAAAAAACAGCAGCCTGATCGCGATTACCGACGGCCAGGGGCGATACAGTATCAGAGTTCCGGACAATGGAGCCGTGCTGGTATTTAGTTTAGTTGGTTTTAAAGCCTCCGAAGTAGTGGTTGGTGACCAAACCACCATAAACGTTACCTTAAAGGAGGATGTAAAAGCTTTAACAGAAGTGGTAGTTACAGCCCTGGGTATTCGCAGAGAAGAGAAAGCTTTAGGATATGCCATTACAAAAATTGACAGCACACAGTTAACCGACGCGGTCGCGGGCAACTGGATCGATGCTTTATCCGGAAAAGTACCTGGCTTGAATATGGTGCGGTCAAACGGAGGACCAACAGGATCTAACAAGATAATCCTGCGGGGAGAGAACAACTTTACCGGAGAGAACGAGGCTTTGATTGTAGTGGATGGCGTGGTGATCAATAACGGCAGCGGCAAGCGTACGGCAACAGGGGGAGCGGCATCCGGACCGTCAGACGGGATTCAACCTACTGATTTTGGAAGCGGACTTAATGATATCAACCCCGAAGACATTGAAAGTGTTACAGTATTGAGGGGGCCGGGAGCCTCGGCGCTTTACGGACAAAGAGGGGCAAATGGCGCTATTATTATCACCACAAAATCAGGCAAAGCCAAAAGTAAGGCGGTTAGCATTTCGTTTTCTTCAAACACCTCTATGGAAAGCGCTAACCGCTGGCCGGATTTACAATATGAATATGGCCAGGGATTAAACGGTGCGGCAACTTATACTTATGGTACTAACAGCGTTACCAGTTTAACCTGGGGACCGAGATTTAACGGGCAATCGTTTATTCAGTATGATCCTGTTACCCAGGCAGCTGCGACCGAGCCCACGCCGTGGGTGCCTTATACTAATCAGGTTCAGAAGTTCTTTGAAACAGGCAGGACTTTCACAAACTCGCTGAGTTTAAGTGGGAAACTGAAAAACACGAATTATCGTCTGTCTGCTACACATGCCGACAACACCTGGATCATTCCGAATACCGGCTATCGGCGTACGAATGTTTCTTTATCCACTAATTCTAAGATCACACCGAAACTTGACCTAACTGTAAAAGCGAATTATACCAACAAATTCAGCAACAACCTGCCCGGAATGGGCTATGGCAACCAGTCGGTGATGTATTGGTATGTGTTCTGGGTACCAAACGCCGATATTAACTGGCTTAGAAATTACTGGGTAAACGGTAAAGAATACCAGGAGCTACACGATATTTTCACTACCTCCCCGGAAAATCCCTATGCTATATCGTACGAGTTTATCAATGGCTCAAACCGGAACGGGCTTACGGGAAATGTGCAGTTGAACTACACCTTTTCTAAAGAGTTAAGCCTGCAGCTTAGAGCGACCCTTGATCGCTCGGCTGATGAGCGGCACCAAAAACGTCCATGGACGGCTGCCCGTTTAGCAACAGGCTCTTACCGCACTCAGGATATCGATGTGCAGGAGTTTACAGGCGACTTCCTGTTAAAGTACGACAAACCGCTGAATAAAGATTTCAGGATAACCGCTACAGCGGGCGGGAGTTTATTGAGAAATCATTACTATAAAAAAGAACTCAGAGCAGATGGCCTGATTGAACCTAATGTCTATAGTTTCGAGAATGCGGCTAATGCCCTGGTGTCCGTACCTGATACCAGCCGTTTCCGTATTAACAGTTTTTACGGATTGTTTTCTACAAGCTATAAAAACTACCTTTATCTGGATCTGACAGCCCGGCAGGATTGGAGCAGTACACTGGCTAATCCATATCGTGCAAATAGCGTAGGATTCTTCTATCCGTCGGCAAGTTTAAGCTTCGTTGCATCAGAATACTTTAAGATGCCCGATGTGCTCGAATTTGCAAAGCTCAGATTTTCAGCTTCGCAGGCTGGCAGTGGGGGGACTATCGCCTATCGTACGGCTTATACCTACCCGTTAGCGGCTAACGGGACATATCCGGATGGTTCGCTGCAAAACCCCGCAACACTTCCCAACCCCAACCTGAAGCCCCTGAAAACAACAACTTTTGAGCTGGGTACCGATATCAGGATGTTTAAAAGTCGCCTGGGTATTGATTTTGCAGTATACAAAGGAAATACCAGAAACCAGATCCTTGACAGGATTGTCGATCGTGCATCCGGATACTCGCGACAGATCATTAATGCAGGGCAAATCGATAACTCGGGTCTCGAAGTGGCTCTGAATGGATCGCCTGTGCAGGGCAAAAACTTCAAGTGGAAAGTTTTTACAACCTTCTCTACGAACAAAAACAAGATCGTTTCGATGGCAAACACGGATAGCACCATCATCTTACGTTCGAGTGTAGTTGGAGGTGCGCAGATCGTTGCCAAGGTAGGCGGCAGCCTCGGAGATATGTACGGTATTGGCTTTGAGCGTTCTCCGGACGGACAGGTAATCTATGATGCTGTTTCCGGCCTGGCTCAAATAACTTCTACTCCCGTTTATCTCGGGAACACCATTCCTAAATATAAAGCGAGCATCGGCAGTGAGTTTACCTTTAAGCAATTCCGCTTGAACGTACTGTTTGACGGTCAGCAGGGAGCTGTTGCGCACTCGTATACCCATGGCCGTCTGGCAGATTTTGGAAAGCTGACAGCCACCCTGCCGGGAAGGTACAGCGGGATCATCGGGAACGGCGTCGTCAGAAATGCCGACGGTACATTTAGTCGCAATACTACAATGACTAAAGACATCACTTCATTCTACAATTACACCATGGGCACTGCTAATGGTGAGGGAGCAACCTATAAGACCGACTTCATTAAGTTCCGCGAAGCACGACTGGACTATAAGCTGCCGGCATCTATACTCAAGCCATTGAGGCTATCGCGGGCCAGCATTGGTGTCTATGGACGTAACCTGGTTATCTGGTCGACATGGCCTATGTTCGATCCTGAATTCGGTACTCTGCAGGGTCTGGATATCGTCCAAGGTTTTGAGGTTGGCCAGTTTCCGTCTACCCGTACTTATGGTTTTAATTTAGTTGTAGGTATTAATTAA